The genomic window AGTTCGACTTGTAATTGTATGCTCTTGAGAGCAAGAGTGATTAGGTTAAATAACCAATAACCTGATTTTTCTCATGCTCTTAGGCTGTGGAGCATATAAAACTTGACAGAGATCATTGCTTCGAGTAAAAAGCTTGTTTTCTGGAACATTGCGTGGGAAATCTACGCTAACGAGATAATCAGAGAGAGGAGTATTTCAATGCCAACCATCAATCAATTGGTACGGCAAGGTCGTAAAAAGATTGTTAGCAGATCAACGACCCCAGCTTTGAAAGGATCACCGCAAAAACGCGGTGTGTGTGTGCGTGTTTATACAACTACCCCCAAAAAACCTAACTCCGCATTGCGTAAGGTCGCCAGGGTTCGCTTGACAAATGGAATGGAAGTGACTTCCTATATTCCAGGTGTTGGTCATAATCTTCAGGAGCACTCTGTGGTTATGATACGAGGCGGCAGAGTTAAGGACTTACCTGGTGTGCGCTACCATATTATCCGTGGTACGTTGGATACGTTGGGCGTAGCGAATCGGAAGCAGAGC from Desulfobulbaceae bacterium includes these protein-coding regions:
- a CDS encoding 30S ribosomal protein S12, which gives rise to MPTINQLVRQGRKKIVSRSTTPALKGSPQKRGVCVRVYTTTPKKPNSALRKVARVRLTNGMEVTSYIPGVGHNLQEHSVVMIRGGRVKDLPGVRYHIIRGTLDTLGVANRKQSRSKYGAKRPK